AAGCGACAAGGTCAACCGCCCTAAGCAGGCCATACTTAGTGTATCCGATGCGGGTGGCACCAGACGTTACCACCCTACCACCCTTAAAATGAAGCTCAAAAAAGTCAAAGGGCACCAATTGAGGACATGCCCCAAAGATAGCAATTACTCCCGGTTGTTCACCAATCGATGGATTCCTCTTTTTAAGGAGTCTCGTGGAAACACTGATAGTCTCTGGAATGCCAACACACTCTATCACTACGTCAACGCCTCTTCCTCTGGTTAAGTCCATAGCCCTCTCGACAAGATCCTCTCTTGTCGGGTCCACAGCAACGTTGGCACCCAGCTTTAAAGATAGTTCCCTTTTTATAGGGGAGGGTTCGGAAGCCACAATTAATCCGGCTCCTGCTGTCCTCGCGCACTGTGTGGCCATAAGGCCGGAAGCCCCCTGACCCAAAACCACAACCGAGTCTCCAACGTGTACGCTGTCTTCAACGAGTACATTAACCCACGCCAACATTTCTAGGGGGGCAGCTTCTTCAAAGGATAAGCTGTCAGGAATTTTTGCTATCCACTCTGGGCGTGCTTTTACGTATTCAGACATGGTGTCGCTAACATGAATCGTACAAACTCGATCTCCTACTTTGAACTCTGAAACGTACTTACCAACTTCCACAACAACCCCAGCACCTTCGTGACCGAGCGGAGCTGGCCAAGCCGACTCAGGGGTCTTGAAAAAATCCTCGGCCCAAACATGATGGGGTGGGTGGGTGCCCTCAATCGTGTGCAGGTCTGTCATATTACAAATGCTAGCCGCTTTAACTTTAATAAGGACCTCCTCGTCACTGATAGTGGGTACCTCAACCTCCCTTACTACAGGCATTTTTCCTACCCCGTCAAGAAATACTTTCTTCATCTTCATAGATGACCCTCCTTCCTTTCGGACTAACAGCATTCTTCTCTACCTTTTCTTCGGTAACACTCCTCCATAATCTCTTCGGTTTTTGTTGCACCAAACCTTGTTGCCCCTACTTCCCGAACTTTCAAAGCTGTATCAAGGTCTCGTACTCCCCCAGCTGCCTTCACCTGGACGCGGGGTGAGACACTTTGCCGCATGAGAATAAGGTCCTCTATTGTGGCTCCTCCAGGGCCAAATCCGGTGGAGGTCTTGACAAAGTCTGCACCTGCCTCTTCTGCTAAGCGGCATCCTATGCGTTTCAGCTCATCGGTGAGGTAACAGTTCTCGAGGATGACTTTCACGATGACTCCGTGTTTGTGAGCCACTTCGACCACGGCCTGAATGTCCCGCTTGACGTATGCAAAATCCCGGGAAAGGAGCTTCCCGATATGGATGACCATATCGAGCTCCTCTGCTCCATCCCGAATTGCCTGCTCTGCCTCAAAGACTTTTGTTTCGGTTTTGTGGGAACCGTGAGGAAAGCCAACCACTGCTCCCACCTTCACGCCGCTTCCCTCAAGGAGCTTCTTTGCCAGGGCAACGTCTGAGGGCCGACAACAGACTGATGCTACCTGGTACTTCCTCGCGATTTCGCACCCCTTTACAATGTCTTCGTCGGTGAGATCGGGGCGAAGAAGGGAGTGGTCAATCATCTTTGCAATGTCTCTGCAGGTGTACTCCACCGCTCTACCCCCTTTGTAATAACAAAATAAAAACATGATATCAGTGCCTATTGTACAGGGTAATTCCAAGCTCGTCAAGAGGTTGTTTAGGTTCACATCATGTGGGACACTCTACAATTCCAGTATCCCTCAGGTACTCCCAGGGAGTCCTGTACCCTAAACTCCAATGAGGTCTTCTTCGATTATAC
This sequence is a window from Candidatus Caldatribacterium sp.. Protein-coding genes within it:
- the deoC gene encoding deoxyribose-phosphate aldolase, encoding MFLFCYYKGGRAVEYTCRDIAKMIDHSLLRPDLTDEDIVKGCEIARKYQVASVCCRPSDVALAKKLLEGSGVKVGAVVGFPHGSHKTETKVFEAEQAIRDGAEELDMVIHIGKLLSRDFAYVKRDIQAVVEVAHKHGVIVKVILENCYLTDELKRIGCRLAEEAGADFVKTSTGFGPGGATIEDLILMRQSVSPRVQVKAAGGVRDLDTALKVREVGATRFGATKTEEIMEECYRRKGREECC